In one Ictalurus furcatus strain D&B chromosome 28, Billie_1.0, whole genome shotgun sequence genomic region, the following are encoded:
- the camk4 gene encoding calcium/calmodulin-dependent protein kinase type IV, translating into MLKVSMISSRPGAAPEYWIDGSKKETLEDFYELESELGRGATSVVFRCRQKGTQKPYAVKKLKKTVDKKIVRTEIGVLLRLSHPNIIKLKEIFETPSEISLVLELVTGGELFDRVVEKGYYSERDAADAIKQVLEAVAYLHENGVVHRDLKPENLLYATSAPDAPLKIADFGLSKIVDDQVTMKTVCGTPGYCAPEILRGCAYGPEVDMWSVGVITYILLCGFEPFFDDRGDQYMFKRILNCEYEFVSPWWDNVSLNAKDLVKKLIVKDSKKRLTTQQALQHPWVTGKAANFTHMDTAQKKLQEFNARRKLKAAVKAVVASTRLGSASSHSNSDASKANSLPAEQQDAEDEQPEKDVHELEDP; encoded by the exons ATGCTCAAAGTGAGTATGATCAGCTCCAGGCCAGGCGCAGCTCCGGAATACTGGATCGATGGCTCCAAGAAAGAGACGCTGGAGGACTTCTACGAGCTCGAGTCGGAACTGGGACG GGGAGCCACGTCAGTGGTGTTTCGATGTCGGCAAAAAGGCACCCAGAAACCCTACGCTGTGAAGAAGCTGAAGAAAACA GTTGACAAGAAGATTGTACGAACAGAGATCGGAGTCCTGCTGCGCCTCTCTCATCCAAATATA ATCAAGCTGAAGGAGATCTTTGAGACGCCGTCAGAGATCAGTCTCGTCCTGGAGCTTGTAACTGGAGGAGAATTATTTGACAG GGTGGTGGAGAAGGGCTACTACAGCGAGCGAGATGCAGCAGACGCTATCAAACAGGTGCTGGAGGCCGTCGCG TACCTGCATGAAAATGGTGTCGTGCACCGCGACCTGAAACCTGAGAACCTCCTGTACGCCACTTCAGCACCAGACGCTCCTCTCAAAATAG CCGATTTCGGGCTGTCGAAAATCGTGGACGACCAAGTGACAATGAAGACGGTGTGCGGGACTCCAGGATATTGTG CTCCAGAGATCCTCCGGGGATGTGCCTATGGACCCGAAGTTGACATGTGGTCTGTAGGAGTTATCACATACATCTT ACTGTGCGGTTTTGAGCCTTTTTTTGATGACAGAGGGGATCAGTACATGTTCAAGCGCATCCTGAACTGTGAATATGAGTTTGTCTCCCCCTGGTGGGACAACGTGTCTCTTAACGCTAAGGACCTG GTGAAGAAGTTGATCGTCAAGGACTCAAAGAAGCGGCTGACGACGCAGCAGGCCCTGCAGCACCCGTGGGTGACCGGGAAAGCCGCTAACTTCACCCACATGGACACGGCTCAGAAAAAGCTCCAGGAGTTCAACGCCAGAAGAAAGCTCAAG GCTGCCGTTAAAGCCGTGGTGGCTTCGACACGGCTGGGAAGTGCCAGCAGCCACAGCAACTCGGACGCAAGCAAGGCAAACTCTCTTCCCGCTGAGCAGCAGGACGCGGAAGACGAGCAGCCTGAAAAAGACGTCCACGAGCTAGAAGACCCGTAG